The genomic stretch TGGCCGATATCCCGCATACGGGGCTGGCCGTGGTGATCGTGGCCGAAGCCACCACGATCGAAGCGGGCCGGCGCCTGCTCGACGAACTCTGCGGCATGGCGTGGCAACGCCGGGCTGATTTCGTTTTCCCGATCGAGCCGATGGCGGAATCGATCGCACGAGCGAAGGCGATCCCGCAAGGTCCGGTCGTGCTGGTGGACCATGGCGACAACTGTGGTGCCGGCGGCCCAACCGACGAAATGACAGTGTTGGGCGAAGTCCTGCACCAGGGGCTCGAAGGCGTGGTTGCCGGGCCGTTCTGGGACCCCGGGGCGGTGGCGGAATTGATTGCCGCCGGCGTCGGGCAGTCCGTCACGCTGGATGTGGGCGGCAAGACCGACATGCCGGCGCTGGACCTGAAGGGCCGTCCGCTGCGGCTGACCGGGCGGGTGCAGTGCATTACCGACGGCAACTATCAGGTCACCGGTCCGATGTTCACCGGCATGAAGCTGAGCCTGGGCCGCACCGTGGTGCTGGATGTCGCGGGCACGTTGGTGGTGATCTGCGAAAAGCCGCAGGAGCCGTTCGATACCGGCGTGTTCACGCACGCGGGCATCGACCTGTCGCGCCGCAAGTACATCCTCATCAAGTCGCGCCAGCATTTCCGCGCCGGGTTCGAGCCGATCGCCAGCGAGATCGTGCTGGTGGCCGGCCCCGGCGTCTGCAGTTCGGACTACAGCCAGTTTCCGTTCCGCAACCTGCGCCGCCCGATCTATCCACTGGAAGCGCACACTGAACTCGATGCCGCCTGAAGCGGCCGCCGCCATCAACCGGAGTGACCCGCACGCTCTTTCCGAATTCCCTGCAACGGCTGGCCCCCGCGCTGGCCTTGGTCTTGGCCCTGGGTGTCAGTGCCGCTCCCGCCATGGCCCGCGCCGCCAGCGGCGACGCGCCCGTGCGTATCGTCGTCGGCTTTGCGGCCGGCGGTGCGCTCGACATTTTCGCGCGCACGCTTGCCGAAAAGCTGCGGGTTTCGCTCGACACACCGGTGCTGGTCGAAAACCGCCCCGGCGCCTCGGCGCGACTGGCACTGGAGAACGTCAAACGCGCGCCGCCGGACGGCAAGACGGTGCTGATCTCGCCCGCGCCGCCGTTCACCATCTTTCCGCTGACCTACAAAAGCCTGTCCTATGACCCCGACAAGGACCTGGTTCCCGTCGCCTACCTGGCCGACGTGCCGCTGGTCGCATCCGCCAGCATCAACCAGCCCTATCGGACCATGCCGGAATACCTGGCATGGGTAAAGCGCAACCGGGACAAGGGCGGCGTGGGACTGGTCACGCTTGGCGGCAGCATTCACTTCGGGGTGCTGTCGCTCAGCAAGGCGATCGGCGTGCCCTTGCTGCCCACCGCCTATCGCGGCGCAGTGATGATGCTGACCGATGAGATCGGCGGCACGCTGCCGCTGGGTATCGATGCGGTGGGCGGGCAGATGGAGCTGTACCGGGCGGGCAAGATCCGTTTCCTGGGTGTCACCGGCACTCGCCGCTCGGCGCTGCTGCCTGATGTGCCAACGCTGGCGGAGGTGGGCGCGCCAGGTTTCGAGGCGGCATCCGGCTGGTATTCGGCTTTTGTGCCGGCGGGGACGCCGCCGCCGATGGTGGCGAAGATCGAAAAGGCGCTGCTCGATGCCGTCAAGGATCCCGTGGTGCGCGACAAGATGTCGACGCTGGGCATGGAAATGAATGGCAAGCCGGCGGATTCCTTGCGCAAGCTGATCCAGGCGCAGCGCGCGCAGTGGCAGCCGGTGGTCGCGGCCTCGGGTTTTACGGCCAGCGATTGAGACCCGCGGGAGCACGGCCATGCCGCAGGATGCGGCCCACCCGCTCCCGCAGCATCGGCAATACCTCGGCTTCAAACCACGGATGCTGCTTGAACCACGGCTGGTTGCGCGGCGACGGGTGCGGCAGCGGGATGAAGCCGGGCGCATAGTCCTGCCATGCCCTGACCGTTTCGGTCAGCGTGGGTTTGCGGCGCGCGCCCAGGAAATGCCGCTGCGCATACTGGCCGACCAGCAGGGTCAGCGCGATCGACGGCAGTTGCGCCAGCAGGCGGTCCATCCACAGGGGCGCGCATTCGGGGCGCGGCGGGTTGTCGCCACCCTTGCCGCGGCCGGGATAGCACAAGCCCATTGGGATGATGGCGAATTGCGAGGCGTCGCAGAAGGTGGTGTCGTCGACGCCGAGCCACTGGCGCAAACGGTCACCGCTGGCATCGTTCCATGGAATGCCGGTCTCGTGCACGCGCGTTCCCGGTGCCTGGCCGACGATCAGTATGCGTGCGCCGGCGCCGGCGCGAACCACCGGGCGCGGGCCCAGCGGCAAATGCTGTGCGCAGGCGCGGCAGGCGCGGACCTCGGTCAGCAGGGATTCGAGCGCGGCGGTTGGGTGGCGCAGGGTGTGTTCAGGCGGGGGCGGCTTGGCTGGCATCGCTGGTTGTCCGGAATGCGCGCTTTCGCGCGGACCTGCAGTGGTTGGCCGATGCCGCGCGCATGACGTATTTTACAAGGGCAAACGCGCCCCCGCCGCCGAACCCGCCGGCGCAACGCATGCGCGGCCGCGCAGCGGTTCCCGCATGCCAGCGGTGGCGCGACCATCACAGGAGCCCGCCATGCTCGACGCACTTCGCCACACGCTTCGCCGCTTCTCCATCGCTTGCTGTGTGTGCCTTGCAGCCTGCGGGGGCGGCGGTGGCGGCGGCGAAAGCGGCGGTGCGGGTGATTCTGGCGGTGGAGGAGGCGGCGGTGGCGCGGGCGGCAACGGCTCGCTGACGGTTGCGATCTCGGGCCTGCCGTCGGGGACCCCGGCGGCCATCACGGTATCGGGCCCGGGCCAGTTCCGCCAGGCCGTGGTGCAGTCGACCACGCTGTCCAACCTGGCGCCAGGCAGTTACACCATCACCGCAGACAGCGTGCTGACGGGCAGTGCGTTGCGCAAGCCGCAGCTGCCGACGCAGGTGGTCGCAGTGGCCGCGGGCACGGGTGCGACCGCCAGCGTGGCCTACGGTGCGCCGGAATCGATGCAGTTGTCGTTGACGCAGGTGCCCGGCGAATTCTCCGCGCCGATCTTCCTGACCGCGCCCGCCGGCGATGCGCGCCTGTTCGTGGTGGAGCGCGCCGGCCGTATCCGCATCGTTCGCGATGGCGCGCTGCTGGCCACGCCGTTTCTGGATATCGAGGCGCTGACCACCACCGACGGCGAGCGCGGCCTGCTGTCGATGGCATTCGATCCGGACTACGCGAGCAACGGCCGCTTCTACGTCTATTACACCGACACAGCTGGCGCCATCACCATCGCCCGCTACCAGGTCTCGGCCACCAACCCGGACCTGGCCGACACCGCGGGCACGGTGCTGCTGTCGATCCCGCATCCGACCTTCTCCAACCATAACGGCGGCCAGCTCGCCTTCGGCCCCGACCGCATGCTCTATATCGGCACGGGCGACGGCGGCGGTGGCGGCGATCCGGCGGGCAACGCGCAGAACGCGGGAACGCTGCTCGGCAAGATGCTGCGTATCGATGTCAGCGGCGCGTCGGGCTACGGCGTGCCGGCAGGCAACCCGTTACTGGGCCAGTCGGGCAGCCGCGGCGAGATCTGGGCGCTCGGGCTGCGCAACCCGTGGCGGTTCTCGTTCGATGCCGGGACGTTGTATATCGCCGACGTCGGCCAGGACCTGCGTGAGGAAGTCGACGTGGCACCGTCCACCAGCGCGGGCCTGAACTACGGCTGGAACCTGACCGAGGGCTCCGCGTGCGTGGGTGCCGCCGCCTGCGACAAGAGCGGGCTGACCATGCCCGCGTTCGAGTACGGCCATGGGGAAGGCGGCTGTGCCATCGTCGGCGGCTATGTGTATCGCGGCAGCGCCAGCCCGGCGCTGCGCGGGCGCTACTTCTACTCCGATCTGTGCACGGGCAAGCTGCAGAGCTTCGTGTATCGCGATGGCGTTGCCACCGAGCCGGTCGACTGGAACGTCACGGTGCCGGGCAGCGTGTTCTCGTTCGGCGTGGATGCCGCGCAGGCGCTCTATGTGATGGCCGATCCGGGCACGTCCGCGAACAGCGGGCGGGTCTACCGGATCGATGCCGCGGGCGGCACGCCTTGATGGCTTGCCGCCCCTCATCGCAACGTCTCAGGCCGCGTTGGTCTTGCGGCCGACGCCCTGGATCAGCTTGTTGACGCGTGCCAGGTACTGGTCGAACATCCGGTTCGCCTGTTCCTGGCTGTCGATCGGCTGCAGCACGGTGCGCCCCTCGGCTTCAAGCTTGGCGCGGATCTCCGGCTTGGCCAGCGCTTCGCCGATGGCCTTGCGCAGCACCGCCACGCGCTCTGCCGGCGTGCCCTGCCTGACGAAATAGCCGCCGCCGATGGTGTATTCGAAATCCGGCACCAGCTTGCTCTGCGTAATCAGCGGCACCGACTTGAGCGCGGGCGGCAGGGCGCGCGAGAAGCTGGTCAGGATCTTCAGCCGGCCCTGCTGCTGCATGCTGTCGAAACTGGACTGGTAGGGCAGGATGGCGAAGTCGACCTCGCCGCCGGCAAGGCCCTGCAGCGCCGGCGCGCCGCCCTTGTAGGGCACGTGCAGGAACGGCACGCCCAGGCGCGCGGCGAGCGCATCGCCCATCAGGTGATAGATCGAGTCGATGCCGACGGTGGCGTAGGTCAGCGACTTGCCCTTGCCCTGCCGCGCGAATTCGATGAACTTGTCCAGGCTGTCCACGGCGATGCCGTTGCGCACCATCAGCACGATATTGGCGTCGCTGATCGGCGCGGCCAGCAAGAAGTCCTGCGGCTTGTAGCGTGCCGCGGGGTTCAGCAGCGGCGCCAGGAACACCTCGTTGATCGAGCCATGGAAGAAGGTGTAGCCGTCGGCCGGCGCGGCCAGCACCTTGTTGGCGCCGATCAGCCCGGTGCCGCCGCCGTAGTTCTCCACCACCACCTGCTGGCGCACGCTCTTGCTGATCGATTCGCCGAAGATGCGCGCCGACGCGTCGCTGGCGCCGCCGGCAGGGTAGGGCACCACCAGCGACAGCGCCTTGGCGGGAAAGGCATCGGCCGCAAACGCCGGCAGGCCGGACAGCACGGAAGCACCGGCGGCGAGGCCGGCGTGTTGCAGGAAGCGGCGACGGTTCAGGGTAGCCATGGGGTTGTCTCCTCGGTTTCTTTGTCAGGCCAGATAGCTTTGCGCCAGGTGCGCCCAGAACGCGGCGCCGACCGGCAGGGCCTTGTCGTTGAAGTCGTACAGCGGGTTGTGCACCATGCAGCCGCCGTCTTCGCCCAGGCCGTTGCCCAGTCGGATATAGGCGCCGGGGCGATGCTCGAGCATGTAGGCGAAGTCTTCGCTGCCCATCACCGGCGGGCGCTCGACCACGTTGTCGGCGCCCACCAGCCGGATCGCGGCCTGGCGCGCGAATTCGGTCTGCGCGGCATGGTTGACCAGCACCGGATACTTGCGCTCGTAGATCACCTCCGCCTGCGGCCGGAAGCTCTGCGCCTGCGCGGTGACGAAGGCCTGGATGCGTTCTTCGACCAGCGTGCGCACGCGCGGGTCGAGCGTGCGCACGCCGATCTTGATGGTTGCGGTGTCGGGCACCACGTTGTAGGTGCTGCCGGCCTGCAGCGCGCCCACGGTGATCACCGCCGACTTGAGCGCGTCGATCTCGCGGCTGACGATCGATTGCAGCCCCAGCACCATGCTGGCCGCGCCCTGCATCACGTCGATGCCATGGTGCGGCATGGCGCCGTGCGCGCCGCGCCCGCGCAGCGTGACGGTGGCGCGGTCGAACGAGGCCATGGCGGGACCGGCGATCACGCCGATCTGTCCCACCGGCATGCCCGGCGAATTGTGCAGCGCGTACACCTCGTCGCACGGGAAGCGCTCGAACAGCCCGTCCTCCAGCATGCGCAGCGCGCCGCCTTCGTTCTCTTCGGCCGGCTGGAAGATCAGGTTCAGCGTGCCGTTGAAATCGACCGACTCGGCCAGGTAGCGCGCGGCGCACAGCAGGATCGCGGTGTGGCCGTCATGGCCGCATGCATGCATCTTGCCCGCGATGGTGCTGGCATAGTCCAGGCCGGTCTGTTCCTGGATCGGCAGCGCATCCATGTCGGCGCGGATGCCCAGCGCCTTGCTGCCGTGGCCCTTGCGCAGCGTGCCGACCACGCCGGTGGTGCCCAGGCCGCGGTGCACGGCGTAGCCCCATGCCGCCAGCTGCTCGGCGACGAGGTTGCTGGTCTGGCGCTCTTCGAAGGCCAGCTCCGGATGCGCGTGGATCTGGCGCCGGATCGCGACGAATTCCGGCGCGAGGGTCTGGATGGATCGCTGCAGTTCGGCGGGCAGGGTATCGGTCATGGCGGCTGGGGAACGTGGTGGTTCATCGCATTCTCTCCGCAGCCGTGCGCCGAAACCATGACAACGGTAGCGACAAATCGTTGTATAGAATGCAACGATAAGAAAATCGCGCATCGCCGCAGGAGGAGACCGAGACATGGAAGACGTGCTGGACCGCAAGCGGGCGCTGTGCCTGCTGCAGATCATCGAGACCGGTTCGGTGCGCGGCGCCGCCGAAGCGCTGGAGCTGGACCCCTCGGTGGTCAGCCGTGCCGTGGCCAGGCTGGAACAGGACACCGGGCTGACGCTGCTGGAGCGGCGCGGGCGTGGCGTGGTCGCCACCGACGCGGGGCGGCTGCTGGCGCTGTTTGCGCGGCGCCAGCAGGACCTGCAGGACACCTTCGTGGCCGAAGTGAACAACCTGAAGAACGCCCAGCGCGGCCATGTCGAACTGTCCTTCGGCGAAGGCTTTGTCGACCTGGTGCTGGAGCCGGTGCTGCAGGGCTTCCTGCGCAAGCATCCCGACGTCACCTGCAGCATCCAGGTGGCGGGCACCGACGAGACCGTGCGCCTGCTGCTGGAGGATCTGGCCCATATCGGCTTCGTGTTCCAGCCGCCCGACGATGCGCGGCTGCAATCGCACTATTCGCGGCTGTCGCCGATCCGCGCGCACGTGCACAAGGACCATCCGCTGGCGCGGCGCCGGCGCGCGCTGACGCTGGCGGACCTGGCGCAGCACCAGGGCGCGTTCCTGGCGGGTTCGTTCGGCGTGCGCAAGCATGTGCAGGCGGCCGAGCTGGACGAGCACATCACGCTCAAGCCGATGCTGGTCACCAACTCCTTCAAGGTGCTGTGGGAGTACGCGGCGATGGGGCTGGGCTATATCCTGACGGCGCGCTCGGTGCCGCTGAAGGAGCCGCAGCTGCGGCAGCTGGTATCGCTGCCGATGGCCAATCCCATCCTGAACAACAGCCGCATCCACATCCTGACGCGTGCCGGCCGGCACTTGTCGCCGGTCGCGGATGGCCTGCTGCGGCACCTGGTCAAGGCGTTTCCGGCGGCCTGAACTGGCGCCGGCAACGGAACCTGCATGCAGCGGCGGCGAACGGAGTGTTCGGGAATGGCAGAGGCGCGCGCGCCGGATTGCGGCGATCATGCAGGTTGATCCTGTCCGCCCCTCGCCGCCCTTCGCCAGACTTCCTAGTCCGCCATGCATGTCCATCTGCAGTCCTCCATGCACGCCAGCCTGCAGCAGCTGTGGCTGGCGTTTCCGTTGTCGGTGGGCGCCGAGCGCGGCCGGGTGGTGGTCAGGCGACGCGGCTACGAGCGGGTGCTGCTGGCCGGCCAGCAGGCAGTCATCGATCCGTTCGAAGTGTTTGCGCTGCGCCTGGATGGCAGCAGCGCGCAGCCGGCGGCATGCACGCTCGAGATGCGGGGGCTGGCTCCGGCACACCCGTCGGAATGCCTGCACCACCGCATTGCCAAGCGCGTGTTCCTGCAGCCGCAGTACGCCTGGAACGCGGCGTTTATCGCGGAACGCCTCGGCATGTCTGCGGCGCAGCTGCGCCGCGCGCTGTTCGCGCAGGGCACCGCGCTGACCGACCTGTGCCGCACGCAACGGCTGATGCGGCTGCTGTTCGATGTGATGGCGGGCGACGCGGCCCTTGCCGACGCGCGGCGACGGGTCGGTTGGCCGGCCAACGGTGATTTGGACAGCGCATTCTATGACCGCTTCGGCGTCTCGCTCGAGGCCGCGCGGCGGCTGGCCGGCGCGCACGCGATGCCGCGGCAGCGCTCGGTGGCATGACGCGCGCGGCGCGGTTTGCGAGATAATCCGGCGAAATCATCCGACGAAATAATCGACGAAACAAGCCGCCGTTGCGCCCGGGAATGATGTCATGCGTTTTGATCTGGTCGACCTGAAACTGTTCACGCATATCGCGGAGGCACAGAGCCTGACCGGCGGTGCGCAGCGCTCGCACCTGTCGCTGGCCGCGGCCAGCACGCGCATCAAGAACCTGGAGGAACACGTCGGCGTCAAGCTGCTGAGCCGCAGCAGCCAGGGCATGAAGGTGACCGGGGCGGGCGAGACCCTGCTGGCCCATGCGCGCCGCGTGCTGCGCCAGCTGGAGCAGCTCAGCGGCGACCTGCAGGAATACGCGGCGGGCGTCAAAGGCCACGTGCGCGTATTCGCCAACACCACCGCCATGAGCGAGTTCCTGCCGGCGGTGCTGCGCAGCTACCTGGTCAGCCATCCGGACGTGACCATCGACATGCACGAACGGCTCAGCCCGGACATCGTGCGCGCGGTGCAGGAGGGCATCGTCGATATCGGCATCATCGCCGGCAACGTGCGCACCGAAGGGCTGGAGGTCATGCCATACCGGCGCGACCGGCTGGTGCTGGCGACCGCGCTGAGCCATCCGCTGGCCGAGCGCGGGCGCGTGGATTTCATCGATACGCTCGACTACGACTTTATCGGCCTGCCCGAAGACAGCGCCATCCACAACTTCCTGAAGCGCGCCGCGGCGGACCTGCAGCGCACGCTGCGCTGGCGCGTGCAGGTCAGCAATTTCGAGACCGCGTGCCGCATGATCGAGGCCAACGTCGGCGTGGGCGTGTTGCCCGAGACCACCGCGCGCCGACATGCCAGGGCCATGTCGCTGCGCATCGTCCAGCTCGACGACGAATGGGCCGAGCGCCAGCTGCAGATCTGCGTGGCCGACGTCGACGCCTTGCCGCTGTTCGCGCGCAAGCTGGTGGACCTGCTGGTCGAAGACGGGCAGGGGCGCCAGGACTGAACCCGCGCCCCGGCCCCGCGGGCTATGCCTGGTCCGCGAGCGACTGCCGCAACTGGTGCTTGAGCAGCTTGCCGCTGGCCGTGGTCGGCATCGCCGCCACGCGCACGATGCGTTCGGGGCGCTTGTAGGGCGACAAGCGCCCGACCAGGTAGTCTTGCAGCGCCGGCGCGTCGAAGCGCTCGCCTTCGCGGAGTTCGACGAAGGCAATCACTTCCTCGTTGCCATCCGCGGCGGGCAGGCCGATCACGGCCGACACGCGCACCGACGGATGCGTGTTGAGCACCGATTCGACTTCGATCGGGTAGACGGTGAAGCCAGAACGGATGATCAGGTCCTTGGTGCGGCCGACGATAAACAGGGCGCCTTCGTCATCCAGCCGCCCGATATCGCCGGTGTTGAGCCAGCCACCCGGGCGCAAGGCCTCGGCGGTCAGTTCGGGCGCGCGGTAATAGCCGCGCATCACGCCCGGCCCGCGGATCCACAGTTCGCCGGGCTGTCCCGGCGGCACCGGCTTGCCGTCGGGCCCGACCACCTGCAGGTCGGCACCCGGGACGATCTCGCCCGCGGCGCAATCGGCGCGCGGCCGGTCCAGGCGCGTCACGAACATCGATCCGGCGTACTCGGTCATGCCGTAGCCATGGTGCAGCGGCTGGCCGAATACTGCCTCGACATCGCGCTTGAGCGTGGGGTCGAGCGGCCCGCCGCCGGTGTAGAGATAGCGCAGGCGCGGCGATGGTTGCAAGGGCGCACCGGTCGCCCGCACGTGGGCCAGGATACGGCTGAACATGGCCGGCACGCCCTGCAGCAGCGTGATCGCGCCGTCGCGGATCGCCGCGGTCAGGTCCGCCGCGTTGAAGCGCGCGCACAGGTACAGGCTGGCGCCGGCGTGCAGCGTCGAGACCAGCAGCGTGCCCAGCCCGAACACATGCGAGATCGGCATCACCGCGTAGGCGCAGTCGTCCGGCTGCATGCGGCGCGAGGCCACGGTGACCTCGGCAAAGTGCAGCAGGCCGCGGTGGGTGACCATCACTCCCTTGGGCTGCCCGGTGGTGCCCGAGGTGTAGACCAGCGCGGCCACCTCGTGCGCAAGCGCTTCCGGCTCGCGCGTGGCGGTCGCGTCGACTGCGCTGGCCATCAGCGGGCCCAGGCCGGCCGGGGCGATTTCGCGGGCGCGGTAGCGCACGCCGTGGCGCAGCGCATCCGGCGACGCCGCGTGGGTGAACAACATCAGGCGCGGGTGGCAGTGGGCGCGGATCACCTCGATCTCGCGCTCGGACAGGCGCGCGTTGACGACCACCGGCCATGCGCCCAGCTCCGCCAGGGCGAACACCAGCGTGATCACCGCCAGGCAGTTCTCGGCCACCACCAGCACCCGGTCGCCGGTGCCCACGCCCTGCGCCTGCAGGTAGCGCTGCGCGTCCCCGATGCCGGCCCACAGCTGCGCATAGGTGGTGCTCCGGTCTTCTTCGATGACGGCGACATGGCCGGGCGTGTGCGCGGCCCAGTGGCGCGGGATGTCGCTGATGCGGGTGAGGGGGGCTCGGTCCGGTGGCATGTTTCAGGCGTCCTGGTGCGGGCGAAGTGTCCGCGGCAGCGGCATCAGTAGCGTTCGATCAATAGCGTTCGAACACCGCGGCAATGCCCTGGCCGCCGCCGATGCACATGGTTTCCAGGCCGTAGCGGCCGCCGCGGCGCTGCAGTTCGTGCAGCAGCGTGGCCAGGATGCGCACGCCGGTGGCGCCGATCGGATGGCCCAGCGAGATCCCCGAGCCGTTGACGTTGAGCTTCTGTTCGATCGCGTCCCGGTCCTGCCAGTCCCAGCCCTTGAGCACGGCCAGCACCTGGCAGGCGAAGGCCTCGTTCAGCTCGACCAGGTCCATCTGCTCCAGCGTCAGGTTCAGGCGCGCCAGCAGCTTCTTCACCGCCGGCACCGGGCCGATGCCCATGTGCGAGGGTTCGCAGCCGGCAGCGGCCCAGCCAACCAGCGAGGCCATCGGGGTCAGGCCGAGTTCGGCGAGCTTGTCTTTGGCGACGATCAGGCAGGCGGCCGAGGCATCGTTCTGCTGGCTCGCGTTGCCCGCGGTGACGGTGCCGTTCGGCATCAGCACGCGCAGCTTGGCCAGGCTATCCAGCGTGGTCTGCGGACGGAAGCCTTCGTCGCGCGTGAACGCCACCGGCTCGCCCTTGCGCTGCGGCACCTGCACCGGGACGATCTCGGCGTCGAAGCGCCCGGCCTCCCACGCCGCCGCGGCGCGCTGGTGGCTGCGCACGGCAAAAGCGTCGGCGTCCTCGCGGCTGATGCCGTAGTCGCGCGCCAGGTTTTCGGCGGTCTCGATCATGCCGGAGATCTTGCCGAAGCGCTCCACCGGCTGCGAGCGTTCGCGGCCGCGATCGAGCCGGTCGAAGAAGCGCACGTTGCCGGAGCGCGCGCCCCAGCGCATATCGGTGGTGTAGTACTCGATATTGCTCATGCTCTCGACGCCGCCGGCGATCACCACGTCGGCGGCGCCGCTCTGCACCATCATCGATGCCGTGACGATGGCCTGCAGGCCACCGCCGCAGCGGCGATCCAGCTGCATGCCCGGCACTTCCACCGGCAGGCCCGCCTGCAGCGCGGCCCAGCGGCCAACGCACGGCACTTCGCTGTTGGCGTAGGACTGGGCGAAGACGACGTCGTCGATGCGCGCCGGGTCGATGCCGCTGCGCTCCACCACCGCGCGCACGGCGGTGGCGGCCAGTTCCTCGACCGGGACCGGACGCAGGCTGCCGCCAAAGGTGCCGACGGGGGTGCGAAGGGGGGTGACGATTGCAGCTCTGCGCATGGAAGTCTCCTTGGAATTCGGTATCGGGTGAACCATCAAGTTAGTCGGTGGGCGCCGTTCCGGGAAGGTTGGAAAGGGCGACGAAGGCCGCGCCGCACTGGCGCAGCAGCGCATGGGCCTGGCGTTCCAGGCCTGCGCGGTGTTCGGGGGCAGCGATGTCCAGCATGCGGCGCACGCGCTGCGACAGGGTCTGGCCGCGCAGGTCGGCCACGCCATGCTCGGTCACGATCAGCCCGGCATCGGCGCGCGGCGTGCTGACCGGGCCGGACAATTGCGCGACGATGCGGCTTGCCCCTTTGGCGGTGGCTGGCAGCGCCACGATCGGCAGGCCGCCGCGGCTGCGCGCGGCGCCGCGCAGGAAATCCACCGCGCCGCCGACCGCGCCGACATAGACGCCGGCTGCCACTTCGGCATTGACCTGTCCGGTCAGGTCGACTTCGATCGCCGCATTGATCGCGGTCAGCTTGTCGACGCTGGCGAGCACTTCGGGATGGTGCGTATAGGCGGTCTCGCGCAGCTGCAGCCGCGGGTTGCGATGCGCCCAGCGCCGCAGCCGTTCGCTGCCCATCAAAATGCCGCCAATGCCGATGCCCGTATCGATGCGCTTGCGTGCGTTGGTCAGCACACCGGCCTCGGCCAGCGCGGCAATGCCGTCGCCGACCGCGCCGCTGTGCAGCCCCAGGTCGCGGCGGTCATGCAGCGCCGCCACCACCGCCTCGGGCAGGGTGCCGATGCCCATCTGCAGGGTCGCGCCGTCTTCGACCCAGCCGGCGATATGGCGGGCGATGGCCTGTTCGGCCGGACCGGGAGCGCTGCGCTCCAGGCTGATGGGCGGGAATTCCGCCTCGACCTGCAGGGTGATCTGGTCGGCG from Cupriavidus nantongensis encodes the following:
- a CDS encoding M81 family metallopeptidase, whose amino-acid sequence is MRFVIALMRHETNTFSPIATPLSAFNRGSTDGPLYGDDAVRACQGTNSAAAAFIDIARQQGDEFVMPLMANAVPSGMVTAEAFESMAATIVEAVRAGCDAVMLDLHGAMVAEGYPDAEGELLARIRAVAPEMPIAVALDFHANFSAALVDNATVIAGYCTYPHVDVYETGARAARTLMAALHGEAQPVLLWRTLPMLTHMLRQTPRAQPMKDIMERAMTAERDGEVLNASVFGGFPLADIPHTGLAVVIVAEATTIEAGRRLLDELCGMAWQRRADFVFPIEPMAESIARAKAIPQGPVVLVDHGDNCGAGGPTDEMTVLGEVLHQGLEGVVAGPFWDPGAVAELIAAGVGQSVTLDVGGKTDMPALDLKGRPLRLTGRVQCITDGNYQVTGPMFTGMKLSLGRTVVLDVAGTLVVICEKPQEPFDTGVFTHAGIDLSRRKYILIKSRQHFRAGFEPIASEIVLVAGPGVCSSDYSQFPFRNLRRPIYPLEAHTELDAA
- a CDS encoding uracil-DNA glycosylase family protein, with the translated sequence MPAKPPPPEHTLRHPTAALESLLTEVRACRACAQHLPLGPRPVVRAGAGARILIVGQAPGTRVHETGIPWNDASGDRLRQWLGVDDTTFCDASQFAIIPMGLCYPGRGKGGDNPPRPECAPLWMDRLLAQLPSIALTLLVGQYAQRHFLGARRKPTLTETVRAWQDYAPGFIPLPHPSPRNQPWFKQHPWFEAEVLPMLRERVGRILRHGRAPAGLNRWP
- a CDS encoding tripartite tricarboxylate transporter substrate-binding protein; the encoded protein is MTRTLFPNSLQRLAPALALVLALGVSAAPAMARAASGDAPVRIVVGFAAGGALDIFARTLAEKLRVSLDTPVLVENRPGASARLALENVKRAPPDGKTVLISPAPPFTIFPLTYKSLSYDPDKDLVPVAYLADVPLVASASINQPYRTMPEYLAWVKRNRDKGGVGLVTLGGSIHFGVLSLSKAIGVPLLPTAYRGAVMMLTDEIGGTLPLGIDAVGGQMELYRAGKIRFLGVTGTRRSALLPDVPTLAEVGAPGFEAASGWYSAFVPAGTPPPMVAKIEKALLDAVKDPVVRDKMSTLGMEMNGKPADSLRKLIQAQRAQWQPVVAASGFTASD
- a CDS encoding tripartite tricarboxylate transporter substrate binding protein → MATLNRRRFLQHAGLAAGASVLSGLPAFAADAFPAKALSLVVPYPAGGASDASARIFGESISKSVRQQVVVENYGGGTGLIGANKVLAAPADGYTFFHGSINEVFLAPLLNPAARYKPQDFLLAAPISDANIVLMVRNGIAVDSLDKFIEFARQGKGKSLTYATVGIDSIYHLMGDALAARLGVPFLHVPYKGGAPALQGLAGGEVDFAILPYQSSFDSMQQQGRLKILTSFSRALPPALKSVPLITQSKLVPDFEYTIGGGYFVRQGTPAERVAVLRKAIGEALAKPEIRAKLEAEGRTVLQPIDSQEQANRMFDQYLARVNKLIQGVGRKTNAA
- a CDS encoding M20 aminoacylase family protein; amino-acid sequence: MTDTLPAELQRSIQTLAPEFVAIRRQIHAHPELAFEERQTSNLVAEQLAAWGYAVHRGLGTTGVVGTLRKGHGSKALGIRADMDALPIQEQTGLDYASTIAGKMHACGHDGHTAILLCAARYLAESVDFNGTLNLIFQPAEENEGGALRMLEDGLFERFPCDEVYALHNSPGMPVGQIGVIAGPAMASFDRATVTLRGRGAHGAMPHHGIDVMQGAASMVLGLQSIVSREIDALKSAVITVGALQAGSTYNVVPDTATIKIGVRTLDPRVRTLVEERIQAFVTAQAQSFRPQAEVIYERKYPVLVNHAAQTEFARQAAIRLVGADNVVERPPVMGSEDFAYMLEHRPGAYIRLGNGLGEDGGCMVHNPLYDFNDKALPVGAAFWAHLAQSYLA
- a CDS encoding PQQ-dependent sugar dehydrogenase; amino-acid sequence: MLDALRHTLRRFSIACCVCLAACGGGGGGGESGGAGDSGGGGGGGGAGGNGSLTVAISGLPSGTPAAITVSGPGQFRQAVVQSTTLSNLAPGSYTITADSVLTGSALRKPQLPTQVVAVAAGTGATASVAYGAPESMQLSLTQVPGEFSAPIFLTAPAGDARLFVVERAGRIRIVRDGALLATPFLDIEALTTTDGERGLLSMAFDPDYASNGRFYVYYTDTAGAITIARYQVSATNPDLADTAGTVLLSIPHPTFSNHNGGQLAFGPDRMLYIGTGDGGGGGDPAGNAQNAGTLLGKMLRIDVSGASGYGVPAGNPLLGQSGSRGEIWALGLRNPWRFSFDAGTLYIADVGQDLREEVDVAPSTSAGLNYGWNLTEGSACVGAAACDKSGLTMPAFEYGHGEGGCAIVGGYVYRGSASPALRGRYFYSDLCTGKLQSFVYRDGVATEPVDWNVTVPGSVFSFGVDAAQALYVMADPGTSANSGRVYRIDAAGGTP
- a CDS encoding LysR family transcriptional regulator, with the protein product MEDVLDRKRALCLLQIIETGSVRGAAEALELDPSVVSRAVARLEQDTGLTLLERRGRGVVATDAGRLLALFARRQQDLQDTFVAEVNNLKNAQRGHVELSFGEGFVDLVLEPVLQGFLRKHPDVTCSIQVAGTDETVRLLLEDLAHIGFVFQPPDDARLQSHYSRLSPIRAHVHKDHPLARRRRALTLADLAQHQGAFLAGSFGVRKHVQAAELDEHITLKPMLVTNSFKVLWEYAAMGLGYILTARSVPLKEPQLRQLVSLPMANPILNNSRIHILTRAGRHLSPVADGLLRHLVKAFPAA